CCTTAGATATTGCCTTAGagaaataccatatttacctgaagaagatgactctaaatttaagacaatcctgaaaggaagagaactctttaatttaagatgacccccataTTTCaagcatcaaagaacttggaaaacaaaacctagtcttggattctgaCAGAGTAGGCACATACTGGATTGTGGCATCAGTAAAATAAGTTGAACGTCCCCCTGGTTTGTGGATCCTGGCCCCGTCTCAGGTGATATGAACTTCCTCTTCACAGTCACTTCTACACATGCAGTTCTCTACTTGTCTGCATAAGAGGGAATGACAACTTTTTATTGTTATATGGGAGATAATAAAGGGAAACACTCAGGGATACTATTGGAAGCGGAGGTTAAACCTGCTGGCACCATgacctgtccttttaatttcaatgggattgccTCAATTAAATttagtcagtatgtcagccattgactgcAGCATTGAGACTCAAGTCTGCTAGTTGCATAGGTCCAGTCTGCATGAGCACGAAACCGTAGCTCTCTTCAGACATTGTGAACACTGCTGTATTCATGGTTACAGTTCCCAAACCAAGGAGGAAGTCCAGAGCTATCATTCACTCCCTCTAGTCAGTTAATCGCTCTTACAGCTCAGCCAATCCACATTGCTTCCTATGGAAGCACCGGCTATCACTGTTACAACACTTTCTCCTTCAGACAAATAACAAAATGTTGAAAACTAGCCTCTCATTCTCTACACAATCTAGAAGTGCTTGTGGACATTCTTCATCGTGCATTTCAATAATCTCGTCAAAACTGTTATTACTAAATTTTTGTTCTACcgttcctccaagaagctcagagtagATGtcatgcctgcctgcccgccctaaAAACAAAGCTGTGAATTAGGTTAGACTGAGATTTTAGTATAAAGGAACAAGTTCAACTCCCATATCAGGACTGCCTTGAATATAGTTTCTTTAACTACCCCCTGCACCCCAATATGGAAAGATTGCTATTGCGTGCACAGGATAAATGTTTTATCATCCAAAACTGTTGTATTGTACAAAATGCAAAACTTTGCCCTCTAGGTTTCCTTATGGTAGAAGGAAACCACAATGATTCCAGTTTGGTTATGTCCAGTATGTATCTATACAGTATGTTTGGTATTTTCCAGATGataaataaaaccattaaaaggtCCAGAAATATGAAGCTGGGAAGATAATTATCCTGTTATCAGCAACAACTAAACCGATTAGAACAATCCCAGAGGATGGAAGCCAGAGTGGTGCAGTGGTCAGAGCATCAGACTAAGATTTGggagataaagtgtgctgtcagtgttgactcctggcagccacagagccctgtggtttttcttttggtagaatacaagcgaggtttatcattgccatctcccgtacagtatgagattatgactttcagcatcttcctatatcgctgctgcctgatataggtgtttcccatagtctgggaaacatatgggagacccaagttcaaattctcagtcagtcatgaaactcagtaGGAGACCCTGGTGGGTCAGTCACTCCCTCTgcgtctaacctacctcacaggacagttgtgagaataaaagtgtaataaatacaaGTACTATTAAATGTGGCTTTTGGCTATGAATACTTCTCTTCAGCAGCAACAAGAAAGAAACCATGCTACACTTGCTTTCTTCAAACAGGATGacacaacttaggccctcctgcggatgttgaactacaacttccatcatacctGACTACTGGAAACtatggctaggaatgatgggagctgtagtctaaaaacCAGAGGGCCAAACTTCAGCTGCTAAAAAAGTGTAAAAAAAAGTGTCAGTGGGGGGAAAAAATCACTATAAACTGAAGCATGGTACTACTGTAAACTGAACAAAGGCATTTCCTGGTATATCCAAGGTGCGTGAGGGTATAATTTTAAACAAGAACAAGAATCACTGTAATCACTGGCTATATTGATTATCTTTGGATTCCTAATATGTAATTTTTCTTTTTACGGAAACAAgcagctttgttttttaaggttaTGCCCCTATAGTATTCTTTGTAACTTATGCCCCTTAATTTTAGATATACTAAACTCAATTCAGCATAACAGCTGTGTGCCTCTATTCTTGTAAAAAAGAAATATGTTTTTGCACAAACCACAACACTTGAGCCAAGTGCTCCTAGCTAAAGAGTTTTCAAGATCCTCAGTAACAGGCTATCTGGTAAGTTGTTGAATGTAGGTGAGCAAAATTTATTAGCAGTTGCACAGACCTGCTCAGAGACGGAGCGCCTGCTAGGCCTGTGAAACATCATTTTTATTACTTGTCAGTTTGGGTAGGATTTATATATGGAACCAAGAGGGTGTGCAGAAAAATCAAATCAGAGCTTCTGGGTTCAAAGCTCTGCTAGTCATGCAAGATTTGCTAACCTTTGTTCCAGCTCAGAAATCAAAATATTGCTGAAGGTGTTACATTAACAGTTGCAAGGACTTTGATTTAAGGCAGTTTAGTCACAGTGCAGTGAAGATCTTCAGTTAGCATCAACTAGTAATTAATTTTAGTAAGCCTATAGATTTGCGCCAGTTAGATTGATCTCCTGAACACctttgcagcccaatcctatacgGGATAATAATCACTTCATGCTTactttgaactcagtgggatttgttTCTATGCAGTTTACTCCTTGGTAAGCATGTGCAAGATTGCAGCCTAGCAGTACAAGGCTATGACCACTGACCAGGAAGTAAGCTAGTGGGGCTTGCCTCTGAGTAAATATACAATGGATCAGACTGGAAAGCAAAGCTAAGTTCTCTGCCTCAAAGGTCCAAATACTGTAAGTTACTTGCCCAAGTTTCCTTTCTCTGGAAATTATTTCTATGAGCTTTAAGGCAGCTTTGGGCTTGTGTTTTTCAAAAACTGGCACAGCGAGTCACTGCTAAGACTCAGGGGAGTTTCAAATAGTTTGCCAACATGGCATGCGAGTCATTGCTCAAAGTAAAGAAATTTCACTGTGCATAGCCCAAGCAGGTCTGTGGAGACCAGTCTTTGTGCTCTCCCACtaatatatttaaattaatttgtAATCACTGTGCCTAGCTTTGAACCATTCTCAGTTACAAGGTAAAGCACATGATTTGACATTTCAATTAAACAGAAAGTCATTGTATTCACTGATTTATGGAGCACAAAGAAAATATTTCTGTAGAACATCAGCCCCAGAAGCTGGCTGCATCCAAACTTGATTTGATATTGTCCATGTTTTCTCGGCGCTGTTTGGTATAAATATTAGCTTCTCCTTTCTGCAACCGTCTTCTGAGCGCAGCTTTTTGCTGTTTAGTCAGCTGACGTTTTATCTTCTGTTTTACCAGTTCCTGGAAGACATGTGCAAAATCCATACATTAGTCACCCTTGCGAGTCACATGGCACTTCCAGTGTGTTGTATATAGAGAGAGTCACCTCTCACAAAATGGATCTACAGCTTAGAAGGTTTTAGTCAACACCAGCATTCTCACAACTAATGAACAATTGTTCATTTCATCGGACATCTCAAAATAAACAAGCTGGAAAGAACCATTAAGCTCTCAACACGCCAGTGTACTTCCACAGCACACTGGAGACATGCAAAGCCAAGCAGATTGCCCCACaacattttagccattttaacaGAATGTGGAGATTGTCTAGATTGAAGAACACTGTTCCCCCCTTGTGGCGGAGATGAGTTAAGGATTCCTAAGAGAAATAGCCCAGAAGTTGTGCACTATGATTTTACATATACATACAAAAGAAAAATCACACAGCGAATACACTGTTACTTGGATATATCTGTAGGTTGTACAGTTGCCggttgtagccacctaatggcaaagcggggaaatgcttgactaacaagcagaaggttgccggttcaaatccctgctggtactatattgggcagcagtgatataagaagatactgaaaggcatcatctcacactgtgtgggaggaggcaatggtaaacccctcttgtattctaccaaagataatcacagggctctgtggttgccaggagtcaaaatcaacttgatagcacactttactttagttaaCTATGCTTCAGGGTATAGAAGAGACAGTCTATCCCGGTGTATAAATCAGTTTCTATCACATATTGATGGAAAGGGTAtattgtgtggtggtggggggatacaAGTGATCAAGTTGCAAGATGTACCCAGAAGAAAAGCTGGGCCCTTTGCTGGATGGGGCTGTCAACATCACTACAAACATTGTGATATACAGCTTGTCCTATATGCTGGGTTCACAGAGGAGGCAAGtactctcataagaacagctctctaGACACAATCCAGTTCACACACTTGAATCTCCACGTACTGAAGGAAAGCCAGAAGTGTGGGAGGGAAGAATTTGGCAGGGCACTAGATTATTAccccatttatttgtttgtttgtttgtttgccccaAGGACAGAACTCTTTCAGTAGTAAAATGCTattattttcaatgggacttgagAATAGCACCTTTATGTATAAGTAGATTTATTTTTGATTAAAATTATTGTAACAATTTTTATTTTGCTTATTTTTCCTACACAATAGCAGCAATTGTTGATGCCACAATCTCAAGCTTCTTCAGAAAATGACCTATCCTCCTTCCCTCTTTTTGCTCACTCTAGGAGCAGTAGTTCAATAGGAATGCAAAGAATTTAGAAGACAAAACATTTATTGTTATCCGCCCATCCCTTTTGTCAGCAGATTCCCTGGGTTCCAGGAGTGGAATGTGTTTGCCTTTCAGACTGTATTCCTAAGGTCCTGTATACCAATCGAAGTTGGTAATAAAAGAAGAGAGCAGAGCTCCTTGTCAGATAAGAATGCTCTGAATTCAGCTCTCAGGGGAAGACCTTTATTGGGCATCCACCAAAATAAGGAAAGAGCGATTCCGCATCCTGCCCCTCACTACTAGCCAGCAAAGATGTTCTAATCTGATTGAGATGGAAGAATACTCTGTATCCTTCTGTTTGCGATGACAACTACACACATATAGAAAGCATTACATTGCACCTGCAGTTTTACACACACAAGTCATCCAACAAGCCTGCATtacacccccccgccccgttaaGAAAATGAATCCTGGAAAAACCTATGCTCTGCTTTCTAGCCTTTCTACATCCCCCACCCACAATGCTCTATAAGTTACATGGCCACTTGGAGGCACTCTAGTATAAATGAACCACACTTCAGAAAAGCCAGAGAAGGTGCATAAAAGAAACATGCAGAATTGCAACCCTTTGTAGCTTTGGGGAAAAGTATTTCCTAAAGCTACAAGTATATGAACTGTTGGGCAATAAGGAGACTTGGTCAAAAGCTGGGGCATTTCACAATGGTTAGAGCAGAAGCACATTGAAATTCTGTGATAAGTATTATTCtggagcaaaataaaataaatgacaatttGAATATTATTTTATCTCTTGGTTTCAATTATTAATGACTTTCAGGAAGAAATATGATAGCTCATTCTCTCAAAAGCAAAGGTGCAGGCTTTCAGAAGAGATAACTGAACTGATTTCAATTAGAAGATAAATCAGATTTGCAAGCTTAAGAATATAATCATTAAGATTCAAAAATCAGTCCACATTATTTAGACTAAAGAATAAAAATATAGATTACTTTATGGCGTCCTCTCTGTGCTCCTATGATCTTACTTTTATTAATCATCTGGACTGACTCACAGCACAGCAGTTGAAAGAACTATTTCCAAGAGAGAACTAAAAAGCCTACCAAGACGTTTTCTTGTTTGTTCTAATGAAATGAACAGGAGCTGGGGAGGCTATGCAGGAAAGCATTTGTGGACTCTGTGCCCTAAGAGCCTTAGGTAAGACTTACTGGAGGAATTGTGGACTGACTTCCAGTGGTGCCAGCTGAAGTAACACTAGTAGTTCTTGTTCTGTGGTCATTGATGCGAAACCTGCTCTCTTCATCTCTGCAACATAGAAAGACTGCAATATTAAAGGCACTTTTAAACCGACATTTTACCAATCAACGCCAATACTGCTTGGCTTGTACATGGAATTCAGGCCACGAATAGCCTCCCAAAGGAGGTATGCCTCACCTCTTCCTATTCCATTTGTAGAGTGCTGTTTCAGTAGGCATTCTTCAGATAAAGTTTCTAACCACACCTTACCTTAGaaaaactgatttttatttttatttctttctatTACTAAATTTGTAAGCTGCTTCGAAAACATGCTAAACAGATAAGGGGACTATACATTTCATAAATAGTGTAAgttatgtataaaaatgtatatacTTGTTTATGTTTGGAAACATCATAACAGATGTTGATGGGCAGTCTATGGAAATTCTCCTGTAGAAACTCTGCTGGAGTGAATGTGAATAGTTCAATAATCTTTCCACTCTCTCAAAGGCTATTTGGTCCAGGGGATATAGTTATCATTGAACCAAAAGGTGCTCTTGCAAACTAGCAGGAAGATGGACATATGCCGATTCCCTCACCGTGGAACAACATGGATGCCCAGTCTCTGCCTGAACCTGCTGGGCCTTGCCTAACTTCACCTCCCTGCAGGCAGCGTTAGGATTTGGCAATCCCCTTTTGCAATCCATTTCCTGTAGAGGAAGCAGAGAAATTGCTCGCTTCATTAAACAAAATGCTTACTGGATAGGGTGGCCACTAATCAGTTTAGATACTTTGTTAAGATAATGCTTTTGTTGGTGCACACTTGTTCCCCACACataatacacaattaaaaactgataaAGAACAAATAGTATTTGAAAGCAGCGATACAATGTGATCAACAAAACATGATGTATCTACCCGTGTTCCACAAGCAGCTCCACAAGCAGTTCTAATCAAGTCGCTACAAGTTACATTACAGCAACAGAATTCTATGCCAGAAAATTTTAATATTTCTCCATGAAGACAAAAGCATGCCAACTGTGGGTTAGTGTCACAATTAGCATAACACATGCTCATAGTGTTAGATCACAAGAAAAAGAAGCCTGTTACATGTGCTAACATTTGAAACCAATCTGTTGTTTTCAGTTAAGTAACGTTATCTGGgggaaaaaagtaaaatacttcAAAGGGGTTCATCTTTTAGAATGGTGAGATAAAGAAGAAATATAGAAAGCCCCTCAACAATCAATATAAATCTATACCTGAAAGGCCTGAATTCTTTGTTCCACGTTGACAAGTCAACCAGATCAGGGCATTTATCTTCATATTCTTTGTCAGCAGGATCTTCTCCTTGACCTGCCTGATCCTCAATTTTGGTGGAtttttcaattttctttttatCCTCAGAAAAATCAATTACAGGGCTCTCTGCATTAGCCCTGTCTCCAGCAGCAATAATTTGCCCTTCAACTTCTTGTAAGGCACAGCTGAGCTCTTGCAAATCTAAACTTTGCTCACTTTCATCTCCACTGTCTTCTTCACTAGTTTGCACCAAATCTTCAGAGAATTTGTTTTGAGAGGCATCTGCTACTTCATCTGTAAAGTCTCTGTCAGTCTTTTGATCTGGGCCACTACATACAGCTACTTCACCTTCAGAATCTTGTACAGAGAGTGAAAACTTGGCTTTAAGACCCTCATAATCAGGGCCAGTGGGGTAAAGCAGTTCATCATCTTCCTGCATTTCTTTGGTGTAACCGCTAGCTTCAATTTCTACATCAAGGGAGCACTCTCTCCTGGCAATGTAGAAAAGAAAGTCAAGCATAAATTGTTTTTCCATCACATTTGTCATTTGCTGTTCTAGGACCAATCACTGTTTCGATTTGAGCCACTGTATCCGTATACCCAGGTACACCCCAATATGATAGATAATGCCAAAAATGTGTGTCTCAAAGAAATGAGTTGGAATTTTGATATGGGATCCTGATGCTTATCTATGGTGAATAGGTTctaagaaaaggggggggggagtgggagggggaatcCAATATTGAAAGAAAGGTGTTGGATAATGACTGAAAAGAGGAATAGTGGGAGATTTATAGATCAGTCAAGGGATGGTTTGTCATTCTTTAAGGTAAAATTTCCCATCATGAGAAATCTatcaagctgctttatactgagttagaccattgacctagctagcttagtattgtctacactgacagttAGTGACTCTCCAGTAGGGACGTGCACAGAACAGGATTGGGGTtccattttgagctcagaatggaatgcaaatgcctggCACTTTCCAGCAGGACTGGTGATGCCGGTTGTTCAGATGGAACGAgatcagaacattttgagtgttccgagctgTGCTGAGTGCCATTTTAGAGGTGTTTCCCcaccttgctgactggttttggcactggcttctgaccgGCTTGCTATCTTCTTGCTTGGCTTATCATACAGATcagcttgatttgtatgataacaagccaaccagaagccagtgccaaaacctgACAGCAAGGGAAAAAACACACCTCCAAAAGGGCatttggaacactcaaaatgttctgactcagaacaGGGTTGTTCCGTTCTGAGCAAAACACACCCTTAATTTGAAGGGCATTCTATTTCAAGCGtgaaacggcccattttgagttggaacattttgagctcgaaacgttctgcacatccctactctccaggGATTCAAACAGGGGTCCTAGCTGGAGATGACAGCGATTGAACCTGGgctcttctgcatacaaaacatgtgctctaccatgaGTCCTGGATCCCTCTCCAGAAAACTTAGTGGTGGAGTAGAAAGCATAGGAACaaagggagctgccatataccaagtcagaacactagtccatctagctcagtacactaactggcagtggatctcctagatttcaggcaggcatctctccaaccaacctggagatgccaggaaatgaaccCAGGACTTTCTGCATATAAgtagatgctgtaccactgagctacagctccatccccaagaggaatatcttacagcagacagtgcttacatgtagtcactcatccaaatataaaccagggcagaccctgctgagcaaaggggacaattcatgcttgctactgcaagactaggTCTCCTCTCTACACATACAATATATACAGAGAGTGGATGAAAGAGGCAACACTTTTTCTCTTTCATAATTTTCAAGTGGCAGATCATACTAAAAATTGCTTCTCCTGATGCAATGCTTAGGTAAGAAGAAAGAATCCAACCCAACATAGTTACAGTCCTCATTATATATTTTTCATCAACAGATGGGTCAAAATGTGTCTTCAACTTAACACAAGTAAAGTTTAGAGTTAACTTTGATAGTATACCAAAATAATTAATTGGATATGAGGActaagggccttttcagtttaaTAGAATAGCCTGCCCAGCAaggttcgcctggcttcctcactttgttcttttagacgctaGGTAAAGACCTTtatgttcactcaggccttttaaatttgggttttcagatttgaactgatttttaactatttttaaaatgggtttttaagctgctttgtattgtatttgttttcACCTGTTTTTGTCCATTATGatttaactagtatttttaagcccgttataataatgggctctagccttttatttttgcttttaagtgtttcttatttattgtttgtttttgtttggttgttttttttaacctgtctgtctgtttctctctctctgtctctttctcttttgctctttgtttttttgtgtgcttgtgcaactgtgtaTGTTCTGGcagcccaccctcccagctggttgagtcctcctctcccccccctcatgtttaagggccaaaacagcccatGAACATGCCCCCGCGGCTgtcgccgccgaccaaccgcccgccctcccagctgccgagacctcttctGCCCAGGGCCACGTCCTTTAATCGATTGCATTAGCaacgtagagaaggagaaaggagctcacatgcagagctcctcactgcttaaagcctcttcccgtactggcgctttggccgcaaaggacgcctattgcatcctttgcggccaaagcgccagtacgggaagaggctttaaggagtgaggagctctgcatgcgagctcctctctccttctctacgttGCTAATGCAATCGATTAAAGGATGTGGCCTCGGGCAGAAGAGATCGGgtatgggtaaggaggtctcggcagctgggagggcgggcaggcgtTTGGTGGCGATAGCCGCGGAGGCATtttcatgggccgttttggcccttaaacgtgaGGATGGGGTTTTTTGGTGCAAATATCAGCTTGGAGGGTGGGCGGCCGGTCGGCAGTGGTGGCCGCGGGGCCATTTAAATGGGCCGTTTTGGTCTGTCCCTAAACACAACACGGTCTGTCCTTAAACTTTGGAAAAGATGGCCGCCCGtgtccgcgcatgctcagaactgctgaAAAAGACACGGGTGCACGGgatcacacacagggcttttattatataggatgtattatgtgtttttaaagtgttttaatcctctgttatgagccgcccagagaacaatttgttatgggccaATGCTGCATTGGTATGTGCATAAATTTCaacaatctccctttcccccagaagccttctgccactcccccagaaagatgtccctaagggctgcacaaccaccaggaacatattttcaggtggtaggGCACTTTGTGGGAAGAAGTGGTTGTtaaaatttgcccccactgctgagccaATAGTGTAGCTGAGTTAGTTGACTTtttcagaagcattggtgcttTGCTTGTGagggtgtcagccactgttcctaGGGATACACAGGCATGGTGAATGTAATGTGTGGATTCAGGTCCTTCACAGATATAGCCACATGTACCCAGAGCAATTAATGAATCGTGGCAGCTGAAAAAGATGCTGCAACAACTGTGGAAATCATGGCTAGGAAGTTGTGGCTGTATCAGTGGAACCCAGGTTTCCATaacttatttactttatttaacgtatttgtataccacccaaaacctgtgtctatGGCACATTTGTACAAGATGTCTCCCCTCAATCTTCAGGGATTCCCTCTTCCCCCTGAAACTCCATACTGCCCCTTCCTGAGCATCCCCCAGCTGTCAGGAGAGGCTTCTTGGGAGGCACAAGAGAAgaggaaagggtgcagaagattCTTTCCAAGAGCTTTGTTCTGCTTGCACAAGCTAGGAACCAACCCAACATACACAGATCTGAACGTGTGAAATAGCTCTTGGTTTCTAACCATGCCCTACAGCTTATCCAATATAACCTTACCTAATGTCCTTGAAAGTTGGATAGAGTTCACTTTCATAGCTGAAGCGCTTCATAAAAAAATCACGAACACATTTCACATCTCTGTCAAAATACCTAAACAAAAAAAGTAGTTTCATTGAACAACTGTTAATATATAcaatcatggaggacaagtctatca
Above is a window of Hemicordylus capensis ecotype Gifberg chromosome 2, rHemCap1.1.pri, whole genome shotgun sequence DNA encoding:
- the RIOK2 gene encoding serine/threonine-protein kinase RIO2 isoform X1 produces the protein MGKLNVVLLRYLSRDHFRVLTAVEMGMKNHEIVPPSLIASIASLKHGGCNKILRELAKHKLLAYERTKTVQGYRLTNGGYDYLALNTLSSRQVISSVGNQLGVGKESDIYIVANEEEKQLAMKLHRLGRTSFRNLKNKRDYHRHRNKMSWLYLSRLAAMKEFAYMKALHDREFPVPKPYDYNRHAVVMELVDGYPLCQVHQLEDPASLYNELMELIVKLANHGLIHGDFNEFNLMLDNEDQVTMIDFPQMVSTSHPNAEWYFDRDVKCVRDFFMKRFSYESELYPTFKDIRRECSLDVEIEASGYTKEMQEDDELLYPTGPDYEGLKAKFSLSVQDSEGEVAVCSGPDQKTDRDFTDEVADASQNKFSEDLVQTSEEDSGDESEQSLDLQELSCALQEVEGQIIAAGDRANAESPVIDFSEDKKKIEKSTKIEDQAGQGEDPADKEYEDKCPDLVDLSTWNKEFRPFRDEESRFRINDHRTRTTSVTSAGTTGSQSTIPPELVKQKIKRQLTKQQKAALRRRLQKGEANIYTKQRRENMDNIKSSLDAASFWG
- the RIOK2 gene encoding serine/threonine-protein kinase RIO2 isoform X2, with the translated sequence MGMKNHEIVPPSLIASIASLKHGGCNKILRELAKHKLLAYERTKTVQGYRLTNGGYDYLALNTLSSRQVISSVGNQLGVGKESDIYIVANEEEKQLAMKLHRLGRTSFRNLKNKRDYHRHRNKMSWLYLSRLAAMKEFAYMKALHDREFPVPKPYDYNRHAVVMELVDGYPLCQVHQLEDPASLYNELMELIVKLANHGLIHGDFNEFNLMLDNEDQVTMIDFPQMVSTSHPNAEWYFDRDVKCVRDFFMKRFSYESELYPTFKDIRRECSLDVEIEASGYTKEMQEDDELLYPTGPDYEGLKAKFSLSVQDSEGEVAVCSGPDQKTDRDFTDEVADASQNKFSEDLVQTSEEDSGDESEQSLDLQELSCALQEVEGQIIAAGDRANAESPVIDFSEDKKKIEKSTKIEDQAGQGEDPADKEYEDKCPDLVDLSTWNKEFRPFRDEESRFRINDHRTRTTSVTSAGTTGSQSTIPPELVKQKIKRQLTKQQKAALRRRLQKGEANIYTKQRRENMDNIKSSLDAASFWG